ATTCACTCCTTTGGGCAATTGAGAGTAGTTGACCTGGACCCCGAttgagcatgtttttggactgtgggaggaagctgaagaacctggagaaaaaccttgTGCACactgggagaacatgcaaacctAAACCATCAGGCTGGAGTGTGTCACTCAAAATCTATTTTGACCACGTAGAACACAAAGAACATTATATATGCTCCACAATCCCTGAGGCATGATTCAGCCCAAACCGTTTTTTTGTATTCTCGGTTTCCTAATGTGAGTGTTTGGATGTTTTTGCCAGGGCGAAGAGATCTTTCTGGACATGTTTGAAGATGAATACAGGAGCATGACGGTGAGTTTGAGCCTCCTCGAGTGTCATTTTCAGTATTAGTCTTTAAGTGTGAAAGGGTTTTTGCAGAGTAAACCACTGAATGTTGAGTACCTGATGATGGATGCGTCGATACTGTTGCCACCCGCTGGCACACCACTGACTGGGATCGACTTTGTCAAGAGACTTCCATGTGGGGACGTGGAGAAAACTCGAAGGGTGACTCTCATCATCCGTTGGATTGTTTGGTTTCAAACTCGTGGGATGTCATGGATTCTGTGGTATCTCTCATCGCTCTTCTCAGGCCATCCGTGTGTTCTTCATGTTGCGGTCATTATCGCTCCAACttcagagagaaccagagacACAGCTGCCCCTCACCAGACCAGAAGACCTCATTAAAACCGATGATGTTTTAGACCTCAGTAAGTGACAAACATGCTCTCTATGTATATTTGTGGGAATGTCAAGGATGGAATACCACTGCTAAAAAGTGAATTACACACGCCAACACGTTTATCTAAACCACTGGAAATGCTGTTTCTCATCTCAAGTCCATAACACCACTGCTACCATTCGCGCTTCGTCTTAGTTCCCACAGTTTCTCCAGCATTTTACATTCCCTGTTCCCGTTTGACCATGCCACTACCCTGTTCTGGACACGGTGAAGCACCATATGTGCTGGAGGTGGACTGAATAGACTAGTCACTACGCGCCAAAGGAATAGTCACCTCTGAATCAGAGTCAGTCGAATTGGCCACATGTATCAATATTTGTGTTGGTTGGCATACACGTAGTGAAACTGCATTTCTTTTCATAGTTTACTGTCCATATACACTGGCAACAAATACTTAATGAAAAAAGGATGTTATGCACATTTTGTATGTCTAGGCTGTTTTTGTTCTGATTTTGCTGCTTCCCCGCCCAGGATGGGATTATTTTATAACATTACAATATTCTAAGAGAGAATCCTTGTGTCGGGGGTGTGTTAAGAGGGAACTCCCCCTGGATCATCGGCTCTATAAACTGTCAGGACCAACAAGCataaatgttcaatatttatgacCAAAAATCTCTGTGTGTGCGGGAAGAGATCGTGAACTGTGACATGGACTGGAAGTGAGCCAATAAAGAAGCGatccgacagagaaacaaggaagcaaaggaggacgttttgacatttattgaattgactGCTATAAAAGTGCATATTTTCAATGATCAAACGTCAATCTCACACCAATCTACAACTGTCCTCACTGGTTCCTTCATTCTAAAAATTCAGTCCTGCCAGCAACAGACCATTCCCTGTCATTTAGCTACTGGTGTCTCTTTCGGGATTCTTTCATTACACAAGATGTGATGCGAGTGCTCTCCACAGGCATCCTGGCCAACAGCAGACTTTTTATCTGGTctctgataaaaataaaaacataaggcttatgattttgaaaatggTTTTATGGGTACCTTCCGTTTCTGGTCTGATGTCATTGGTTTAATTCAATGTTTCTCTTCTCAGACAACAGTGACCTCATCGCCTGTATCGTCGTGAGTAAAGATGGCGGTCAGGCCCAGAGGTTTcttgcagtggatgtttaccagATGAGTCTTGTGGAGCCTGAAACTAAAAGACTTGGCTGGGGAGTCGTTAAATTTGCAGGACTATTGCAGGTAAGACAGTTGCTCCTGTGTTGTCTgaatgtgtgtctgtatgtttCTCTTCTACTCTGTGTCCCTTACAAAACCCCTTTACTGCTTTTCTGGAAGAACAATGTAATGTGAATGATCCTCTCTTTCTATCATTTTGACAGGACATGCAGGTTTCTGGGGTGGAAGATGACAGCAGGGCTCTGAACATCGTCATCCATAAACCCAGCTCCAACCCTCACGCCAAGCCGCTCCCCATTTTGCAGGCCAATTTCATCTTTGCTGACCATATCCGTTGTATTATTGCAAAGCAGAGGCTCGCCAAAGGTCGCATCCAGGCCCGGCGTATGAAAATGCAGAGGATTGCAGGTCAGTGACCAGCAAGGATGCTGGAGGTCACGCAGTCACAAACAGCATTTTGGCCAAATGATGTATGTTTTAGCGATGccccttaaaataaaataaatactaataaataaataaataaaaactgtgcTCAAGCATGAAGAGCGCACACTGTTAATGCGACTGTGTACGAGGATTTTTCATTACTCCATTTTTTGGATCCAGCTCTGTTGGACCTTCCTGTGCAACACAGCGGCACTGAAGTCTTGGGTTTCAGTCAGACAGCCAGCGCCTCTCCAAGTGCGCTGCCATTCAGGTTCTACGAACAGTCACGACGAGCCCCTCATGACCCCACCGCAAACAGATCAGTGTTTGCCTCTGTCGATAAAGTGCCAggtatttttctttgttttgttttgggttttttttaacatacaaGCTGCTGCTTTTTTCCTCATGATCCAAACATAAGCCACTGAAACACTGCTTTCACCCACTGTTTACACAGAATTGACTGCACAACTGCGCCCGCAGCTTCTAAACCAGTGTCGCTACTAATTTGTCCAGTTTTGAATCGACAAATGAATATGCACTTATGATCATTGTTTTCATGAACTTTGAGTTTTTTTCCTCTGTAACCTAAGAGCCGTAGAAATGACACTTGCTCCATGAACTGtatgatgagtgtgtgtgtgttcatattTCTTTCCCTTAAGGATTCGCTGTAGCTCACTGTGTGTCGTTGCACAGTCCCTCTCCCCTGTCTTCACCTTCAACTCCGTCCAGTGGAAGTGGGAGCACAGGACGCCGTGACTCTGTTACGACCAGCACAATATCGGCTCAGAGCCCCGCAGGTACCTACGCTCACGTGGACGCATGTATGCACACACTCCAAGGAATATTTGTTTTGGTCTGGCTTTCAAGGACTTATTTTCCAGCTTTCAGAGTAGTTATGTTTTCCTTGATGCGACTCAGGCTCTGCCCCAAGCAGTTAACTTGTAGGGCTGTTTCCTCACCAAGTTTAAGTTGAATACAATTTCAATATAACAATGAAAAATTGTATTAAGTGTCAATGTTCATTTGAGCTGAAGATGTCTTTAGAGATATTGTTTCATCGCAGACTTTAATGTTGACGCTTTGTCTTGAACAGATGATGGGATGTTTTTGGAGACCACTCCTGTGGTTTCTAGTGGAGAAGGAGAATCAGGTAGTGAAGTATCTCTGGTCTCCTCCGCAACAGCTCTTGCACCAAGCCTGACCCCGGCCTCTCAGCCCACCATCTCCCTCCTCACCGACAGCAACACGGATGCTTTGAGTGTGGAGTCTCTGACCCTGCTCCCCCCAGCGGATCCCCCTCACCTACACCTCTGCACTGGCCATCTGCCTGCAACTAAGCCTGCTGCTGACCCCATAACTGAGGTAGACGAAGAGGGTGAcagtgaggagggagaggaagctgTGAGACCAGAGTGGGGTCAGGAGGGAAAGCAAGAGGGGTCCGTGACGGATCATGCACCAGTGACAGCAGAGACAACAGCGTCCCCTGAAGTTGGGGAATCGATCATTGGCCAGAACTCTTCTGAGGACCTCCAAGAAACTGATAACCAGGAAACTCATGGTGATGAAGGGAAAACAGAAGAGGCAGAAACACCCGACTCAGCTGAATTGAACTAAatgcctacacacacacacacacacacacacgtgtgcgcACACGCACAGTTTGTGAGCAGTGAAATGCTCACCTCCGTTATATTTCCGTGTCGTAACCTGCTGGTGTTTGAATGGACACCACTCCTGCTGCCACTCAGAGCCTTGTGCACTGAAGAGATGGAAGTCTGACTTTGCAAAAATAGACCTTGTGCGTGTATTTGTTGAATGCAAGTTTTTAATCATTCTCACTCATGAGTTGACGTGCAACCAGCAAGGTTTTTTACAAATAGCTGTTAATGGACAGACTTCATATGCTGCTGTTGAAAAATTCTCTCATCTACTGTGCATGTCGCACACGCAAACAGGTCCATGACCAACATACCAGATGCATATATTTTCCTAAATTGTAAAATGATAAGGAAACACCATTTTTTTCTGCCAGATATTCCAGCAGCCCTTCTGTTCGcagcagaaagaaaataaacttcTGCCTTATAAGTTAAAAGACGTGCTGAGTAACTGTCAGAAACTGTACTGAAGAGGTAAAGTTGAAGGGTTTGAATGAGCTTTTGAGCAGTTCTCCAGTTTGTTCTTCACCGTGGAAACTGGGAGCAAACATCTGTTTACTCCAAGACAACCCCATTGGTTAattgaagtgttttatttttggttgataAGTATCGCCTCACGCCTTGTTTCACATTGTCTTATCGTTGGTTCAAACTGTTTTAGTAAGAACAGGAGGGGCAGTTGAATTGCTGCTCTCGCTCCAGAGTGTTTAGAATCCCATCACATCTGCAGTTGATTTTAACCTGCTTTTATTTCCACTTCTTTTGTGCAGTGACTCAtgtctatattcaagtaccAAGTTGAAGTCCCACCTTCTTGACCTCACCATTACCAAGCCCGTTTTATTCTATCTATTCACAGGAAATCAGTGTGTTTATTGATGATGTTTGAGGAGATTCATCTACTAGTGGTTAAGGTCGGTTCTTATGTTTGTTTGAAAGCAGCATCAAATTGCTGGTGTGATTTTCTTCTGTAGTCCACCGGATCCTCTTGAATGTATGTGAGGCTGACTATTGGTCGCTGAATCCTCAGATATTCTTGGTCATTGAGTCACATTAAGAGTGAACGAGTCTCTTTTCTGTAGAAGTACCTGGCATTCGTAGATACACTAGAATTCCAGCTCCTTCAAGGTCAGTGTCCAATCTCATCTGAAGTCAGCTGCAATAATATGAAGCACTGAACCGTCCGGAGGAGAGATGAATGTATGTTCACGCCttgtttcttccttccttctcacACCTCCATTTCTCCATCATCCAGAGATTATTCTCTTATTTGTTTGAACCCTTTCACCTTCCTGTGAACTGCATCGGATGGTGAAATAACTCCAGTGCATTGACCCAAATAAATCACTATTGACAGTCCTTCATCAATGATTGTAGAGTGTGTATTATGTTTGTATGCTCTgtaaatgcttttaaacaagTACTTATTATTAATGAAATGGTTCAGAGATGAattaaaaacatgcaataaatTATTCTAACAAACTGGTGCTGTGCCATGTTGCATGATTCTCTGACAAAGCGCTTCATCACCTTGTGTGAGAGGTGAAATCCCAATggttattttttgctttttagttGTTAAGGCTTTGTAGTTTGCCACAATTCTCCCAGCGTTTGCTCCCATCCATTCAATATAGAGATTGCTGAGGTTTAGGATTGATAATATTTTTTAACTTGCTTTGTCAGACTGTTTACATAATGGTAGTTTTTGTTATCTTCATTACAGGTGTTTTGAAAACTGACAATTTAAAAggcaatcttaaaaaaaaaaagacagaatacGTTTTTGGAAACATTTAAAACGTACGTGCCCCGTTGTTTGATGATGCGCTGTTTTATGCACCAACTTTGTGTGCCCACTCAAATAAGAACTCATAATACCTTCTGACTCAGAATGCTTGAATCCAGCCTCCAGTCTTATCGCACCAGTTCTCTGAACACTATCTATGACCTGCATCCGCATGTGTGTCACCTCTTCACTTGTTTCTGGTAATCGGGTGTGTTTCTAAGCACAGCAGTCGATTTACTATCAATGAGGCCCCGCCCACCGACTCACTTGCCACACAGAGATGAGTCACCTCAACTGTATGCTGTTCAGTCTTGCTTCCTGTCTGCAGTCAAACACGTGACCTGGTGATCACAATTCTGATGATATGTTCAGGGTTTCTCCTGACTGCTCTTGTCACTCCCACACTCAACACATCAACTGGAACACAGGAGTTTCtgataaaaatgtattcatttatttcaaactcaaatggttataaaaatgttttgcttcatGAAAGCACTGGCAGCCATTTATTTGTAATTAAATAGTTAAATAATGTCAAGTACAATACTTGAGACTCAGCTCTTCCATCGAAACCTCCACCATTCCTCCAGAGTTCTAGTAGACGTGGTGTGAGGCCAAGTTAAACTTTCTTCACTTGCTGCAATCCAAGTTGCAGAATGACCCTGAGGAAATGTGGTGCCTGGGGCTCTGGTGGTGGCGCTCAGTGACACTGTCAAACTCCTGAGATGACATAACAAATGACATGTCACAACTTGTATGGGAACTCCATCAGGAAGTTTTGGACCGCCAGGGTGACTGGCAGCCGCGAGATATGTTTCAGTCCCCCACAGAGCTCCATGATGCGCCCCCTGCACAGCTCCTGGAGTGTGGGCTTCCATTTCCTATGAGGAGCTTTCAAGCTCTTCTTGGATGTGTTGTAATACTCCAGGAGTTCAAAGAGGGTCTGAAACGTACGCTTGTTTCCAGCCAGCGAGAACTTCTGCTGCTTGTACTCGATGCGCACACTCGCTGGTCCGCTCTTGGCGTGGTAGGATAGCGTGAAGAAGACGTCCTTCTGTCGGCTGTCGCGGATGAGGAAGCTGCCAAGCGGAGTGTTCCGCAGCATGGAGTGGGCCTCCTCCACTCCCAGAGGACCCCAGTAGAAGCTGCAGCGTTCAAGTTTGTACACGGTCTCTGTGATGATCCTGCAGTCCTCTTTGGAGCTGAAGGCGCGGAAGTGCGTGGCAAACCTGCAGGACAGGGATCTGAAGCTCGGTGCTTGGTGGTGATCCAACTCAACTCCTTGGAGTGACAGGCTAGTCTTGTCATGGTCTTCCACAGAGCTGTCGGCTACCATCCTATATGGAAGAGAGGCATCAGACTCTCTCCCATTTctgaccaccaccaccacgctgTCATCCTGAGGAAGACAAGAAAGCCGACTGTGAGCTTTTAAAAACAATCATCTGGTGAACTCAGTTATATGGTGGGTGGTGCACACATATGTTTTCAGTTTGATTTCTGGGCCATGGGGGCAGTTAAGTTAGCAGCTTTCTCTACTGCAGTCCTCATAATATACTGGTGTATTCGCAGATGCAGCAAACTTGACAAAACAAATCTGAGCTTACATCATTGAAATTAAAACTAAATGAGGTCATATTTGCTTCAATGCAACACAAAAGttatatttcatattaaatCAAATTTGCTCCGTTATTGAAAGAATAGAAAGAAAGAACtaaatacaaatgtgttttattcctATTCGGTATTATTACTATTGTCCAAGGGGTGAGATTTAGCAATAAAAAGGTGATAAACACAAAGAGAAGAACTTGTTTTTAGAAGAAGTGGAAATGGGAAAACTTCCATGGTAAAGTATGCAGagtccatttatttttaatttaattgatcAGCAACAGATTATTTGGAAGTAACGGACCAGGTGTAATGTTttgtttatataaatatatttaaaatattaaaatatatttgggtttttttttccataacatTGCTCAAGTTAGGTGTATGTGACCAggtatcattaaaaaaaaaactagatctGTTAATGTAATATCTCATTTAAGTGGCTTCAGTTTCACATTTACCTGACGATACTGAGAAGTCGTAAAACTCACAAGTTTATGATCAGCGCCGGTAGATCGGCTCAGATATCTTATGCTTTCATTTCTTGCTTTAAACCTAGTCTCAAAAACAAATAGAATATGCCTGTTTTTGAACCCGAATCATCAAAATTTGTCTGAGAAGCAAGTTCGGCCGATGGTGACGTCATTGAGAGGTTAAAAAGAGGCTCACCGTTTTAGCCTGATGCAGCCAAAGTTCATCGGAAGCGATGAGCGAAAATCCTGGTCCCTTCTCAAGGCGTTCTGTCTGTTTTCTGCCTGGCTTCTATTTAAGCGTGAAGCCCACGGAGTCCTccccttccctcctcccccacGCGCTTCCTcgaaaatgaaactgaaacgcAGCGCGAGTCAAACCGCAACAGATTGTAAAGATATCAAAGGCGCACTTCCCTGATTCTTGTAAGAGtcttttttcagtgaaatacaaaaatgattttttttccctactGAAATATTTTCACCGCTAGGAGGCGTAAATATTCACTTTGCCACACACCTTCGTACTTACAGCCCAGGAAGGACTTTATGAGGACACTCATTGACTTGATGCTTTTCAGGCCAACACAAGCCTTGGACCCGGGATACAGAGgagttctctgtgtgtgtctgtctgtctcgtGACAGCCTCAGAAAGTGACGTGTCCCAGAGGCACTCCACTCCCTGGGTTTGACCCATGACTTGTTTGACTGCGAACACACTTCAGATATTCGCGCCACTGAgatttgttgttgctttgtgggtgctgatgacatcacgtcTCGCCGTCTGTGTGAAACGTGTCCGGCAGCTCACTCATGTCCTATAGGTTTTGTTTCTGTGAAACAGGGACAGCAGCATGAGAGTGAAACACAACCTCTGCCTCTACATGCTGGGTTTCATTGCATGAGGTTTGGCAGCAGGTGTGTATGTTGGATCACTGGTACAagtttctttgctttttttcacaCAACCAAAAGCATTGGTAGAAGCCTCCTCAGTTGCTTCTTCTCTGAAGAAAGGGCACAGTCACATGAAAGATGGTTATTACAGCTGGTCACACGATCGGGTCGGACTTCTGTCTCATTGAGAATCAATGGGGGAAACTTTTGCGAATGAACCTCCAGAACATCACCATTTCTGACTGTTTCTTTGAAAGACGTGAACTAACAGGAGTTGGACACCAatcacctgctgctctgtgtgACATGCATCTGCCTCAGCAAAGATGAAAGAGAAACACTTCATATGTACTGTTCAACCAACACTCGTGGAGTAGCATGTCTTCCTTATAAAAGTCCTCTCGGGATTCATAAAGTtcctctgattctgattcttgaATTGGCTCGGCCAGATTGTAAAACACCCGATGAAACGTATTCCACTTCAGGGGTAGTTGATGTGTTACAGATCTCACCCAGTGTGTTGTGTGGTTCAACTCCCATATTCTCACTATGAAATTAAGCTCATCCAAAACAAGGTCAGTGGCAAAGACACTCATGATAAATTCAGATAAACAAGTTCTGAGACATTTCCAGGCATGACGCGAGTTTTAAGGTAAAGTATCCTTTTGCTTTCACTTACATCTTTCTCTTTCTTATAAAGGAAAACAGGCCATTTCAAATCCTTGTCCacattttcatcaataaaaataaacatatagcACTTTTTAAACATGTCACTGAGAGAGGTATGAAGCAGTATTTTGATATTATTGTCTTAAAAATGTTGTGGATAACATGATGTCACCTGCACTTCTTTCCAGTGCTTCATCTTGTCAGTCAACATTGGTTTCTAACCTCgctgaattgtttttctgtcGCTGTTATTTGTGCGCATTCAATTATACTGATAAGAAAAGAAACAGCATGAAGATATACCAGAGGTGGAGGTGACAAccaaaacatatttatgttgAGCTTTATCACTGCATTAATAATTTCCTTCATTCGTGACTTTGGGTGTATTTGCTAAGGTTTCCACACAGAGAGGGGAAGCCGTAAGTCAACAGTCTTTCATCCTGCTTGAGAGCAGAAGGACGAATGTGAGCTGAATTTCACTGTTGAGCAAGAAATTCCTGTTTGTTAATTGTGTCTTTGGAAAAAGAATCCTTTTAGCAGGAAATGACAGGTGGATTATTGGATGACTAATTACAGCTCCACATAGCTTTTCTGCTTTGTTTAGTGAAATGTAGTTTCCAGGAAGGAAAAT
The genomic region above belongs to Synchiropus splendidus isolate RoL2022-P1 chromosome 19, RoL_Sspl_1.0, whole genome shotgun sequence and contains:
- the socs1a gene encoding suppressor of cytokine signaling 1a; this encodes MNFGCIRLKRFKARNESIRYLSRSTGADHKLDDSVVVVVRNGRESDASLPYRMVADSSVEDHDKTSLSLQGVELDHHQAPSFRSLSCRFATHFRAFSSKEDCRIITETVYKLERCSFYWGPLGVEEAHSMLRNTPLGSFLIRDSRQKDVFFTLSYHAKSGPASVRIEYKQQKFSLAGNKRTFQTLFELLEYYNTSKKSLKAPHRKWKPTLQELCRGRIMELCGGLKHISRLPVTLAVQNFLMEFPYKL